The Amycolatopsis umgeniensis DNA segment CGCACGGCGACAACGCGACGTCGGCCGACTACCTGCGGATCCGCGTGCTCGACGGCACCACGCCGACGACGGTCTTCGAGAAACTCGGCTCCGCGGCCGAGGTCGCGGGCGCCTGGCAGACCGCGACCGCCGATCTGGCGTCGTACGCCGGGCGGAGTGTCCGCCTGCTGGTCGAAGCGGCGGACGCGAGTACCGCGTCGCTGTGGGAATCGGCTGTCGACGACCTCCGCGTCACCGCGTAACGCAGGAAGGCCGGACATGTACGTCTCCAGTATCCGTTCCACCGACCCCGCCCCGCCCGCCGGACGCGCGAAGCACGCCGTACCCGCCACCGTGGTCGGCCTGGGTGTGGTCAGCCTGATCACGGACATGTCCGCCGAGATGGTCACCGCCGTGCTCCCCCTGTATCTCGTCTATGGCCTTGGCGTGGGCTACCTGCAACTGGGCGCGATCGACGGTCTCTACACGGGCGCCACGGCGTTGCTGCGACTGGCGGGCGGCTACTTCGCCGACCGCCTCGGCCGTCCGAAGGCCGTGGCCCTGGTGGGCTACGGCCTCTCGGCGGCGACCAAACTCGCGTTCCCCGCCGCGGGATCCTCGCTGGGTGCGATCGGCCTCGTCATCGGCGCCGATCGCGCCGGCAAGGGCATCCGCACCGCGCCGCGGGACGCGATGATCACGCTCGCCACCCCCGCCGACGGTCTCGGCCGCGCGTTCGGTGTCCATCGCGCGATGGACACCGCCGGCGCGCTGCTCGGGCCGATCATCGCTTTCGGCCTGCTGACCCTGCTCGTCGGCGACTACCCGGCGGTGTTCGGGGTGAGCTTCTGCCTCGCCGTGATCGCGGTGATCGTGCTGGCGGTGTTCGTCCGCGCCCCCGCCGGGACGGTCGGGCGATCGCGGGTGCGGCTGCGGGAGGGT contains these protein-coding regions:
- a CDS encoding MFS transporter; this encodes MYVSSIRSTDPAPPAGRAKHAVPATVVGLGVVSLITDMSAEMVTAVLPLYLVYGLGVGYLQLGAIDGLYTGATALLRLAGGYFADRLGRPKAVALVGYGLSAATKLAFPAAGSSLGAIGLVIGADRAGKGIRTAPRDAMITLATPADGLGRAFGVHRAMDTAGALLGPIIAFGLLTLLVGDYPAVFGVSFCLAVIAVIVLAVFVRAPAGTVGRSRVRLREGFALLRQPGLRGTCLAAASLGVCTIGDMFLFVGVQRSAGLPPGALPLLPLATALVFMALASPIGRLADRAGRWKVFLAGHVVLLAAYVVLAASASGWLVAAVVLAAHGAFYACTDGVLMAHASPLVPESLRATGLALVQTGQSLARAAGAVLFGALAAATALRPAFAIFAVVLLVSVLAGTRVK